The following proteins come from a genomic window of Anopheles ziemanni chromosome 3, idAnoZiCoDA_A2_x.2, whole genome shotgun sequence:
- the LOC131284963 gene encoding mucin-22-like, translated as MDFVFKAFFLQFLLFGVLVPVVRPQTGGTDCRGKDYLCLDDVQFQLCVDYGDGVPKTVNDEVQQCPQGTFCSNSGHFECDSFVPPSTTAEPHVDVGESETENGPVEPVEEEATLPVQEQEEATLPVLVEETEEGSPLEPAATGEDDTDTTPKEVLVEGEVTEVVATEEPAGESSPSPVEVTTNEQAEESSDVASEGTEVPEESDTNADTTVASEAEAEQTTEDSASQSSVAAETEGTEAEVESNPTTVEQSVEATTQSSETENTQAPVEPSTAEVPEATNPTEEEVTNSPEVSTDAEEQSTATEQEPSETESPAVEGTEGADSSAVPENTESNTEEGSEGASTNQPEEPVPSSEVPEVEPTTEDSVTEGELETSSASASETVTEGDSQPEQSTEGVPSTEASSNPETETEVPQTSSVAPEVSTDEPEVTESTSVSSEPSETTEQETVTEEVTSEVAPSEASPTESTEASTTAAPTTPGPFVCQAAGRFAHPTDCHKYYICFWLPFGLYSLEQNCLVGFAYNPTLERCTADQSVCFPGQFTCTAPGRFPDPADPTHYFWCVWNMFGGYLQYNLQCPLGQVFNPLRARCTFVVAGRALSLEPLNEEELPVEVESPEESSQADQSDEPNDHDQSVEPVESVEPMDSVEPVNPVEPVNPVEPVAPAENQPKLKVKFQCLEEGTFADPNNCGRYFVCTLKKLDKFKKSKFKCVTGERFDELVGACVPDVDALCA; from the exons ATGGATTTTGTCTTCAAAGCATTCTTCCTACAATTCCTCCTATTC GGAGTGCTGGTCCCAGTCGTACGACCGCAAACCGGAGGGACGGACTGCCGCGGCAAGGACTATCTGTGCCTGGACGATGTGCAATTTCAGCTTTGTGTAGATTATGGTGACGGGGTGCCGAAAACCGTCAACGACGAGGTGCAGCAGTGCCCGCAGGGAACGTTCTGTAGCAACAGTGGCCACTTTGAGTGTGACTCGTTTGTACCGCCGTCCACCACAGCCGAGCCGCACGTTGACGTCGGCGAGAGTG AAACGGAGAATGGACCAGTGGAACCGGTGGAAGAAGAAGCCACATTGCCGGTGCAGGAGCAGGAGGAAGCCACATTGCCGGTCCTGGTGGAGGAAACCGAAGAGGGTTCGCCACTTGAACCAGCAGCCACCGGAGAGGATGATACTGACACGACCCCGAAAGAGGTGCTCGTTGAGGGGGAAGTCACCGAAGTGGTTGCCACTGAAGAGCCCGCCGGGGAATCTTCTCCTTCGCCCGTTGAGGTGACGACTAACGAGCAGGCTGAAGAGTCATCTGATGTAGCGTCGGAAGGAACGGAAGTGCCGGAAGAATCGGACACCAATGCCGACACAACGGTAGCAAGCGAAGCTGAGGCAGAACAAACCACTGAAGATTCGGCATCTCAATCAAGTGTCGCTGCTGAAACAGAGGGCACCGAGGCTGAGGTTGAGTCAAATCCCACCACAGTTGAACAGTCCGTGGAAGCTACCACGCAATCAAGCGAAACCGAAAACACCCAAGCGCCAGTAGAACCGTCAACTGCTGAAGTTCCAGAAGCGACAAATCCCACCGAAGAAGAGGTAACTAACTCGCCCGAGGTGTCTACGGATGCAGAGGAACAGAGCACGGCCACTGAACAAGAACCCAGCGAAACGGAATCCCCCGCAGTTGAAGGCACTGAAGGAGCTGATTCGAGTGCGGTTCCAGAAAATACCGAGTCGAACACCGAGGAAGGTTCTGAAGGCGCTAGCACCAATCAACCCGAAGAACCAGTTCCATCCTCCGAAGTCCCCGAGGTTGAACCAACAACTGAAGATTCCGTAACCGAGGGAGAGTTGGAAACATCTTCTGCCAGTGCCTCTGAGACCGTCACTGAAGGGGATTCCCAGCCGGAACAATCAACGGAAGGTGTTCCTTCGACTGAGGCTTCAAGCAACCCGGAGACGGAGACTGAGGTACCCCAAACGAGCAGTGTGGCTCCGGAGGTATCTACGGATGAGCCGGAGGTTACCGAATCAACCAGCGTTAGTTCTGAACCATCAGAGACCACCGAGCAGGAAACGGTTACCGAAGAAGTCACCTCGGAAGTCGCGCCCTCTGAAGCTAGCCCCACGGAATCAACCGAAGCCAGCACGACTGCCGCTCCGACTACCCCCGGACCATTCGTGTGCCAAGCTGCCGGACGGTTTGCGCATCCGACCGATTGCCACAAGTACTACATCTGCTTTTGGCTGCCATTCGGCCTGTACAGCCTCGAGCAGAACTGTCTGGTAGGGTTCGCCTACAACCCAACCCTGGAACGCTGCACGGCCGATCAGAGTGTCTGCTTCCCGGGCCAGTTTACGTGTACTGCCCCCGGCCGCTTCCCGGATCCGGCCGATCCAACCCATTACTTCTGGTGCGTTTGGAACATGTTCGGTGGCTACCTGCAGTACAACCTGCAGTGTCCCCTGGGGCAAGTGTTCAACCCACTCCGAGCACGCTGCACGTTCGTCGTCGCTGGCCGTGCCCTATCCTTGGAGCCACTGAACGAAGAGGAGCTACCAGTTGAGGTCGAATCTCCCGAAGAATCATCCCAGGCCGATCAGTCGGACGAACCTAACGATCACGACCAGTCTGTGGAGCCCGTGGAGTCGGTCGAACCGATGGATTCGGTAGAGCCTGTGAATCCCGTCGAACCAGTGAATCCGGTGGAGCCCGTGGCCCCGGCAGAGAACCAACCGAAGCTGAAGGTTAAGTTTCAGTGCCTCGAAGAGGGTACATTCGCTGACCCCAACAACTGTGGTCGCTACTTCGTGTGCACCCTCAAGAAGCTGGACAAATTCAAGAAGAGCAAATTCAAGTGCGTCACCGGTGAACGGTTCGACGAACTCGTCGGCGCCTGTGTGCCCGATGTGGACGCTCTTTGCGCTTAA